The following proteins come from a genomic window of Paenibacillus sp. CAA11:
- the moaC gene encoding cyclic pyranopterin monophosphate synthase MoaC, translating to MEQASGGMTHFNEQGRARMVDISGKDSTVRTAVAVTRITMQPATLEAIKEGRIGKGDVLAVAQVAGIQGAKRTSDWIPMCHPLALTGVNITFSDNGADELYIEAAVKTEGKTGVEMEALTAVSSAALTVYDMCKALQKDMVIGPTQLKIKTGGKSGDYHREE from the coding sequence ATGGAACAGGCTTCGGGTGGAATGACCCATTTTAACGAACAAGGAAGAGCCCGGATGGTGGATATTTCCGGGAAGGACAGCACGGTGCGCACCGCTGTGGCTGTGACACGCATTACCATGCAGCCCGCAACGTTGGAAGCGATTAAAGAGGGGCGCATTGGCAAGGGAGATGTGCTTGCCGTTGCCCAGGTGGCTGGAATTCAAGGGGCGAAGCGTACTTCGGATTGGATTCCGATGTGTCACCCTTTAGCGCTGACAGGTGTAAACATTACTTTCTCCGACAACGGAGCTGACGAGCTTTATATTGAAGCAGCCGTGAAGACTGAAGGCAAGACCGGGGTAGAGATGGAGGCCTTGACGGCCGTCTCTAGCGCCGCTCTGACAGTCTATGACATGTGTAAGGCGCTGCAAAAGGATATGGTTATTGGTCCCACTCAGCTTAAGATTAAGACTGGCGGCAAGAGTGGGGATTATCATCGTGAAGAATAG
- a CDS encoding MogA/MoaB family molybdenum cofactor biosynthesis protein, with protein MVWKTAILTASDKGARGEREDTSAQVIRELVEEELGGEIIEYRIVPDEEDEIIAALIEMTDYFQANLVLTTGGTELAIRDVTPEATRRVIEREVPGMAEAMRAGAMRKNPAAMLFRGVVGIRGRTLIVNLPGTPKGVHENLAAIMEQLPEALLMVTGQFRL; from the coding sequence GTGGTGTGGAAAACAGCGATCCTGACGGCAAGCGACAAAGGAGCCAGAGGCGAGCGTGAAGATACGAGCGCCCAGGTTATCCGGGAACTGGTCGAGGAGGAACTGGGCGGCGAGATTATCGAATATCGGATTGTACCCGATGAAGAGGACGAGATTATTGCCGCACTCATTGAGATGACGGATTATTTTCAGGCGAATCTGGTGCTGACGACAGGCGGAACCGAACTGGCCATCCGCGATGTAACCCCGGAAGCAACGCGCCGGGTTATTGAGCGGGAGGTTCCAGGCATGGCAGAAGCGATGCGGGCAGGTGCCATGCGCAAGAACCCTGCAGCCATGCTCTTCCGCGGAGTGGTCGGCATTCGCGGGCGCACGCTGATCGTTAATTTGCCAGGAACGCCGAAGGGCGTGCATGAGAATCTGGCCGCCATTATGGAGCAGCTGCCTGAGGCTCTGCTCATGGTGACGGGTCAGTTCCGTCTCTAG
- the groES gene encoding co-chaperone GroES, with protein sequence MIRPLGERVLVEAIEQNETTAFGIVLPDSAKEKPQEGRIVAVGSGALKDGVRVPLEVKEGDRVIFSKYAGTEVKYEGKEYLIMKESDIHAIVE encoded by the coding sequence ATGATCAGACCTTTAGGTGAACGCGTATTGGTAGAAGCGATCGAGCAAAACGAGACAACGGCATTTGGAATCGTGCTTCCGGACTCTGCTAAGGAGAAACCGCAAGAAGGCAGAATCGTTGCTGTAGGCAGCGGCGCTTTGAAAGATGGCGTCCGTGTTCCTTTGGAAGTGAAGGAAGGCGACCGCGTTATTTTCTCCAAATATGCCGGCACAGAAGTGAAGTATGAAGGTAAAGAATACTTGATTATGAAAGAAAGCGACATTCACGCGATCGTAGAATAA
- the groL gene encoding chaperonin GroEL (60 kDa chaperone family; promotes refolding of misfolded polypeptides especially under stressful conditions; forms two stacked rings of heptamers to form a barrel-shaped 14mer; ends can be capped by GroES; misfolded proteins enter the barrel where they are refolded when GroES binds), with amino-acid sequence MAKDIKFSEDARRAMLRGVDALANAVKVTLGPKGRNVVLEKKFGSPLITNDGVTIAKEIELEDAFENMGAQLVKEVATKTNDVAGDGTTTATVLAQALIREGLKNVTAGASPIGLRKGIDKAVRAAVGELQSISKTIDSKQSIAQVAAISAADEEVGELIAEAMEKVGKDGVITVEESRGFATELEVVEGMQFDRGYISPYMITDTDKMEAVMENPYILITDKKISSTQEILPLLEKLVQQGKPVVIIAEDIEGEALALLVVNKLRGVFNAVAVKAPGFGDRRKAMLQDIAALTGAQVITEELGLDLKTATLDQLGSARQVRVTKENTIIVDGSGNKTDIDARVSQIRSQLEETTSEFDKEKLQERLAKLAGGVAVIKVGAATETELKERKLRIEDALNATRAAVEEGIVSGGGTALVNVYHAVAAVKAEGDEQTGVNIVLRALEEPIRTIAANAGEEGSVIVERLKKEQPGIGYNAATGEWVNMIEAGIVDPAKVTRSALQHAASVAGLFLTTEAVVADKPEPEKPAMPDMGGMGGMGGMM; translated from the coding sequence ATGGCAAAAGACATTAAATTCAGTGAAGACGCTCGTCGCGCAATGCTGCGCGGTGTGGATGCCCTGGCGAATGCCGTAAAAGTTACTTTGGGTCCTAAAGGCCGCAACGTGGTGCTGGAGAAGAAATTCGGCAGCCCGCTGATCACGAATGACGGTGTAACTATCGCGAAGGAAATCGAACTCGAAGACGCGTTCGAGAACATGGGTGCACAGCTTGTTAAAGAAGTAGCTACCAAGACGAACGATGTTGCCGGTGACGGTACAACCACTGCTACGGTTCTGGCTCAAGCCCTCATCCGTGAAGGCCTGAAGAACGTAACTGCAGGTGCAAGCCCAATCGGACTTCGCAAAGGGATCGACAAAGCGGTTCGCGCTGCGGTAGGAGAACTGCAAAGCATCTCCAAGACGATCGACAGCAAGCAGTCCATCGCTCAAGTTGCTGCCATCTCTGCAGCTGACGAAGAAGTAGGCGAACTGATCGCTGAAGCTATGGAGAAAGTCGGCAAAGACGGCGTAATTACAGTTGAAGAATCCCGTGGATTTGCAACTGAGCTTGAAGTGGTTGAAGGTATGCAATTCGACCGCGGATATATCTCTCCTTATATGATCACAGACACAGACAAGATGGAAGCTGTGATGGAGAACCCATATATCCTGATCACTGACAAGAAGATCTCCAGCACTCAAGAAATTCTGCCGCTGCTTGAGAAGCTCGTTCAACAAGGCAAGCCAGTTGTAATTATCGCTGAAGACATTGAAGGCGAAGCTCTGGCCCTGCTCGTAGTGAACAAGCTGCGCGGTGTATTCAATGCCGTAGCTGTTAAGGCTCCTGGCTTTGGTGACCGTCGTAAGGCCATGCTGCAGGACATCGCAGCTCTGACTGGTGCTCAAGTGATCACCGAAGAATTGGGTCTGGATCTGAAGACGGCTACACTGGACCAACTCGGAAGCGCACGTCAAGTTCGCGTAACCAAAGAGAACACGATCATCGTAGACGGCAGCGGCAACAAAACCGACATCGATGCTCGCGTCAGCCAAATCCGTTCCCAATTAGAAGAAACGACTTCCGAATTCGACAAAGAGAAGCTGCAAGAGCGTCTGGCTAAACTGGCTGGCGGCGTAGCAGTTATCAAAGTCGGTGCTGCAACTGAAACTGAATTGAAAGAGCGCAAGCTGCGCATCGAAGACGCCCTGAACGCAACCCGTGCTGCGGTTGAAGAAGGGATCGTATCCGGTGGTGGTACTGCCCTCGTGAACGTATATCATGCTGTTGCTGCTGTGAAGGCAGAAGGCGACGAGCAAACCGGTGTGAACATCGTGCTGCGTGCTCTGGAAGAGCCGATCCGCACAATCGCTGCGAACGCTGGCGAAGAAGGTTCCGTTATCGTTGAGCGCCTGAAGAAAGAACAACCAGGCATCGGCTACAACGCTGCGACTGGCGAATGGGTGAACATGATCGAAGCAGGTATCGTTGACCCTGCGAAGGTAACCCGTTCCGCATTGCAGCACGCTGCATCCGTAGCAGGCCTGTTCCTGACTACTGAAGCTGTAGTTGCTGACAAGCCAGAACCAGAAAAGCCAGCTATGCCTGATATGGGCGGCATGGGTGGAATGGGCGGCATGATGTAA
- a CDS encoding sigma factor-like helix-turn-helix DNA-binding protein has translation MIVKNIVKITEEQLNELYPKLRRYCQFLTQSTWDGEEIAQETLFKAWLHYKHQPEISMAVLHRIAQNEWIDTVRKRSTEPLEAGSEYIYDESKQIENRFEVIHKLVNKLTPKQAVMFALKEGFRFQINEISEIFNTTETAVKAVIYRAKQRLKITESHKTNIPIEQHWEIEDYEQIQNILHESFKAQDPSILINSIPYIHSLYPSSTLYMAA, from the coding sequence ATGATTGTCAAGAACATCGTCAAAATCACAGAAGAACAGCTTAATGAACTTTATCCTAAGCTCCGTCGGTATTGCCAGTTTTTAACCCAAAGCACCTGGGATGGAGAGGAAATCGCACAAGAGACCTTGTTTAAGGCTTGGCTTCATTATAAGCATCAACCGGAGATCTCAATGGCTGTACTACATAGGATTGCTCAGAATGAATGGATAGACACTGTGCGAAAAAGAAGTACAGAGCCGTTAGAAGCTGGTTCTGAATATATATATGATGAATCAAAACAAATTGAAAACCGTTTTGAGGTTATTCATAAGCTTGTAAATAAATTAACACCAAAGCAGGCTGTTATGTTTGCCTTAAAAGAAGGATTCCGGTTTCAAATAAATGAGATTTCCGAGATATTTAATACCACCGAGACTGCCGTAAAGGCTGTCATCTACCGTGCGAAACAACGTTTGAAAATAACGGAGTCACACAAGACAAATATCCCTATCGAACAGCATTGGGAAATAGAAGATTATGAGCAAATTCAAAACATACTTCATGAATCTTTCAAAGCTCAAGACCCATCCATACTCATTAACTCTATTCCTTATATCCATTCTTTATATCCATCAAGCACTCTCTATATGGCCGCATAA
- a CDS encoding MFS transporter, whose translation MTNKRDVITKIGILGISLMLTSSQAINGVIPQMKEALNISQSQSEILGTAPSISVIICILLSSYIARRIGMKKSVLFGLILAGVGGILPVFSANFYLILLSRIILGAGLGLYNSIAVSYISALYTGDTRATLLGFRNSMEAIGQTVLIFLAGVFLNVSWTFSFMVYAFAFPLALLFYLKVPEISLEQDTKAYKEKLNPAVYALVLFAIILVMNSIAISVRFASIASEIKGIDFNASNYLALMPILGIIAGFVFGFVNKHLGHKTMYLGIACFIVSNLFIASSHSSMLLLIIGLFLSSIPGSWCFPFIFSNLDRVTTKNTITFATSLIFIGCNIGNFTAPLAMQFTQFLTNSASLTAPFYVFAFILVIVLIITLFASNKKQKKAMNS comes from the coding sequence ATGACCAATAAGCGAGATGTGATAACGAAAATTGGTATTTTAGGCATCTCTTTAATGCTGACGAGTTCTCAAGCGATTAATGGGGTCATTCCGCAAATGAAAGAAGCCTTAAATATCAGCCAAAGCCAAAGTGAAATTTTAGGTACAGCGCCTAGTATTTCGGTGATCATTTGTATTTTATTATCAAGCTATATCGCCCGTCGAATTGGAATGAAGAAATCCGTCCTGTTCGGTTTAATCTTGGCAGGCGTTGGAGGAATACTGCCCGTTTTCTCAGCCAACTTTTATTTGATTTTACTAAGCCGGATCATTCTAGGCGCGGGCTTAGGGTTATACAACTCTATAGCCGTTAGCTATATCAGTGCATTATATACGGGTGACACACGAGCGACTTTGCTAGGGTTCCGTAATTCGATGGAAGCCATCGGGCAAACCGTGCTGATCTTCCTAGCAGGAGTCTTTCTGAATGTTAGTTGGACCTTTTCATTTATGGTTTATGCGTTTGCCTTTCCTCTTGCATTGTTATTCTATTTAAAAGTTCCGGAAATCTCTTTGGAGCAAGATACCAAGGCCTATAAAGAAAAGTTGAATCCGGCCGTTTATGCCTTAGTCCTATTTGCAATCATACTTGTTATGAATAGTATTGCTATATCGGTTCGATTTGCTTCGATCGCTTCAGAAATCAAAGGAATTGATTTTAACGCCAGCAACTACTTAGCTTTGATGCCCATCTTAGGGATTATTGCAGGTTTTGTATTTGGCTTTGTGAATAAGCATTTAGGCCACAAAACGATGTATTTAGGAATCGCCTGCTTTATCGTTTCGAATTTGTTCATTGCCTCTTCCCATTCTAGTATGTTGTTATTGATTATTGGGTTATTCCTATCTAGTATTCCGGGCTCATGGTGTTTCCCATTTATTTTTAGCAATTTGGACCGGGTAACTACCAAAAATACAATCACTTTTGCGACCTCACTGATCTTTATTGGTTGCAATATAGGAAATTTCACCGCCCCCCTTGCCATGCAATTCACTCAGTTTTTAACCAATTCTGCTAGTTTGACAGCGCCGTTTTATGTCTTTGCGTTTATTCTGGTTATTGTTTTGATTATTACGCTGTTCGCCAGCAACAAAAAACAAAAAAAGGCAATGAATAGCTAG
- a CDS encoding alpha-galactosidase, which yields MRTKGAHIHFEEQWNQFHLSNGEVSYLFKISEDGKLLHLYYGKAVSNSRDYSYLVEMQHRPMTTYRQEGDLLYSLEHLKQEFPEYGTTDFRHPAIQLKQKNGSFITDFRYACFQVIEGKPSLKGLPATYVEAANEAATLLITLKDEVTKAEVVLSYTLFSQLPVIARSVEVKNPSQDVLYLENLASLSLDLPDQDYRWVQLSGAWGRERYVKERDLQQGIQSIESTRGISSHQHNPFVALKRKNTTENSGEAIGVSFIYSGNFLIQAEVDTWDVTRLQAGINPFGFKWELQPAASFQAPEALLVYSDQGLNGMSQAFHAMFRNRLARGKWRNENRPVLINNWEATYFDFDEEKLVAIAEKAKEVGIDLFVLDDGWFGERNHDKAGLGDWFVNQKLLPKGIGSLAEKIRALGLKFGLWFEPEMVNKDSELYRQHPEWIIHIPHRTPQHGRNQFVLNFANDEVVDNIFEQMCKIIDESQLDYIKWDMNRPLTDIYGVNLPASQQGEVFHRYVLGVYKLYEQLTTKYPNVLFESCSSGGGRFDAGLLYYAPQCWTSDDTDAIERQKIQYGTSLVYPLSSMGAHVSITPNHQTNRLTPLKTRGNVAIFGAFGYELDLNKLDPADCLLVKEQISFYKQHQSLIHNGKFYRLVSPFEGTRNRTSWMVVAADQSQALLAVYKGLNEVNWPYDRIVLHGLDPEAVYEIEEKEYTGAELMNIGFIVSDSSSGQINEQNPLPETFDFDSKIWVIQKRGERK from the coding sequence ATGAGAACCAAGGGAGCACATATACATTTTGAGGAACAATGGAATCAATTTCATTTATCGAATGGCGAAGTGAGTTATCTATTTAAAATATCGGAGGATGGGAAACTCCTTCATTTATATTATGGAAAGGCAGTTTCGAACAGCAGGGATTACTCTTATCTTGTAGAAATGCAGCATCGCCCAATGACTACTTATCGTCAAGAAGGAGACTTATTATATTCATTGGAACATTTGAAACAAGAATTCCCGGAGTATGGGACTACTGATTTTCGTCATCCCGCGATTCAGCTCAAACAAAAAAATGGCTCTTTCATTACAGACTTTCGTTATGCTTGTTTTCAAGTCATTGAAGGCAAACCTTCTTTGAAAGGGCTACCAGCGACTTATGTAGAAGCCGCAAATGAAGCTGCGACTTTATTAATTACTTTAAAAGATGAAGTGACAAAAGCAGAAGTGGTTTTATCCTATACCCTTTTTAGTCAACTTCCCGTGATTGCTCGCAGTGTAGAGGTAAAAAATCCTTCTCAAGATGTTCTTTATTTGGAGAATCTGGCGAGCCTTTCTCTTGATCTCCCAGATCAGGACTATCGTTGGGTGCAATTATCCGGTGCCTGGGGAAGAGAACGCTATGTGAAAGAGCGTGATTTACAGCAAGGGATTCAATCAATTGAATCGACTAGAGGCATATCAAGCCATCAACACAATCCATTTGTTGCGCTGAAACGCAAGAACACGACAGAAAACTCAGGTGAAGCTATCGGTGTCAGCTTTATTTATTCCGGCAACTTCTTGATCCAAGCAGAAGTAGATACCTGGGATGTGACAAGACTGCAAGCAGGGATCAATCCTTTTGGATTTAAGTGGGAGTTACAGCCGGCTGCAAGTTTCCAAGCCCCAGAAGCTTTATTAGTGTACTCAGATCAAGGTTTGAACGGCATGAGCCAGGCCTTCCATGCTATGTTTAGAAATCGCTTGGCCAGAGGAAAGTGGCGTAATGAGAATCGCCCTGTGCTGATCAACAATTGGGAAGCAACTTATTTTGATTTTGATGAAGAAAAACTAGTAGCCATCGCTGAAAAAGCCAAAGAAGTCGGGATTGATTTATTTGTGCTGGATGACGGCTGGTTCGGAGAAAGAAACCATGATAAAGCCGGACTGGGAGATTGGTTTGTGAATCAAAAACTTCTGCCTAAAGGAATCGGTAGTTTAGCCGAGAAAATTCGGGCATTAGGGTTGAAATTTGGTTTATGGTTTGAACCCGAGATGGTCAATAAGGATAGCGAATTGTATCGCCAACATCCAGAATGGATTATTCACATCCCTCATCGTACGCCGCAACACGGGCGAAATCAGTTTGTATTGAATTTTGCCAATGATGAAGTAGTCGATAATATATTTGAACAAATGTGTAAAATCATCGATGAATCCCAGCTTGACTACATCAAATGGGACATGAATCGTCCGCTAACGGATATCTATGGTGTGAATTTACCGGCAAGCCAACAAGGAGAAGTATTTCATCGCTATGTTCTAGGGGTCTACAAATTATATGAACAACTGACGACCAAATATCCTAATGTATTGTTCGAATCTTGTTCTTCTGGCGGAGGGCGTTTTGATGCAGGGCTTTTATATTATGCGCCGCAATGCTGGACCAGTGATGATACGGATGCCATCGAGCGGCAAAAAATTCAATATGGAACTAGCCTGGTTTATCCCTTGTCATCAATGGGAGCCCACGTCTCAATTACGCCAAATCATCAAACTAATCGCCTGACCCCCCTCAAGACACGCGGAAATGTAGCGATCTTTGGTGCATTTGGCTACGAGCTAGATTTGAATAAGCTCGATCCTGCCGATTGTTTATTAGTGAAAGAACAAATCAGTTTCTATAAACAGCATCAATCCTTGATCCATAACGGCAAATTTTATCGTTTAGTCTCACCCTTTGAAGGCACGAGAAACCGGACAAGCTGGATGGTGGTCGCGGCCGATCAAAGTCAGGCCTTACTGGCTGTATATAAAGGGTTAAATGAGGTCAATTGGCCTTATGACCGAATCGTACTACACGGTCTAGATCCAGAAGCGGTTTATGAAATCGAAGAGAAAGAATACACCGGAGCAGAGCTGATGAATATAGGCTTTATCGTTAGCGATTCATCTAGTGGGCAAATTAATGAGCAGAACCCTCTGCCTGAAACCTTTGACTTTGACTCAAAAATATGGGTAATTCAAAAAAGAGGGGAACGTAAATGA
- a CDS encoding AraC family transcriptional regulator, producing the protein MEDSIYLVKPPKLSYQDVFFSFCGYSRTEKMHSFGPAVRDVHLIHIIISGKGYYSINNTKYFLKEGEGFMIPPNVSTFYQADEKNPWSYIWMGIGGELVQDYLANLSLNDEHLSFQVKDVDRFKSIVFESFAYEKDTSLNELCLQRQAFRFLEQLYQSMEIHQTRIETKKMNSYVAKSLQLINEAPMYNITINKLANQLAVHPSYLSRLFKADIGLSIKEYIMELRITTSNDLLTTTDDSIQRISERLGFSSLQAFSKAFKKHNGVAPTEYRQQRIGIGGEIT; encoded by the coding sequence ATGGAAGATTCGATTTATTTAGTAAAACCTCCGAAGCTAAGTTATCAGGATGTCTTCTTTTCTTTTTGTGGTTATTCAAGAACAGAGAAAATGCATAGCTTTGGACCGGCTGTTCGTGATGTTCATTTGATTCATATCATTATCTCCGGGAAAGGCTATTATTCGATTAATAATACGAAGTACTTTTTAAAAGAAGGAGAAGGATTTATGATTCCTCCCAACGTCTCGACTTTTTATCAAGCTGACGAGAAGAATCCTTGGTCCTATATTTGGATGGGAATAGGCGGAGAATTGGTCCAGGATTATTTAGCAAACCTATCTCTTAATGACGAGCATCTGTCCTTTCAAGTTAAAGACGTAGATCGTTTTAAAAGCATTGTTTTTGAATCTTTTGCCTATGAAAAAGATACCTCCTTAAACGAATTATGCTTACAACGGCAAGCCTTTCGCTTTTTAGAACAGCTTTATCAATCGATGGAAATCCATCAAACTCGAATAGAAACGAAAAAGATGAATTCTTATGTTGCCAAAAGCCTTCAGTTGATCAATGAAGCCCCCATGTACAATATTACAATCAATAAGTTGGCCAATCAGCTGGCTGTTCACCCCAGTTATCTGTCCCGCTTATTTAAGGCCGATATAGGACTGTCGATTAAAGAATATATTATGGAACTACGCATCACGACCAGCAATGATCTGTTGACAACGACTGATGATTCGATTCAACGAATCAGTGAGCGGTTGGGTTTTTCCAGCTTACAAGCCTTTTCTAAAGCATTTAAGAAACACAACGGTGTTGCTCCCACCGAATACCGTCAGCAGCGAATCGGGATCGGGGGCGAGATCACTTAA